A genomic stretch from Numida meleagris isolate 19003 breed g44 Domestic line chromosome 2, NumMel1.0, whole genome shotgun sequence includes:
- the TWISTNB gene encoding DNA-directed RNA polymerase I subunit RPA43 yields MAVAGELPPPAAELPSFAAASALVWRRYSCLVVAPHRRHVALPPRFLGRKRTGIRAQLDAELLRYSESLQGVPVAYDNVKVVGELGDIHDDQGFIHLNVEANFVIFSPKKGKKMVGVINKVAPSHIGCLIHGCFNASIPKPEHMSVAEWQELGFKIGDELKFRVVHLDSDAAGVFFIRGQLTKTSMQPKQSETVTDAVTDGTNGEQIQNFDNEKNGLSDSGGDNVTEDPLDETDNTGGGNTEEQSIDAVNEKCDDKKKRKKKKKHKQEEQEHVLPASDSSGYQSDLKKSKKKKRKHCEVEESELPQLSQEPKAKKKRD; encoded by the exons ATGGCCGTGGCGGGGGAGCTGCCGCCGCCGGCTGCCGAGCTGCCGTCCTTCGCCGCGGCCAGCGCGCTGGTGTGGCGGCGCTACTCGTGCCTCGTGGTGGCGCCGCACCGCCGGCACGTCGCTCTGCCGCCGCGCTTCCTGGGCCGCAAGCGCACGGGCATCCGCGCCCAGCTGGACGCCGAGCTGCTGCGCTACTCGGAGAG CCTGCAGGGCGTGCCTGTGGCCTACGACAATGTCAAAGTGGTGGGAGAGCTCGGGGACATCCACGACGACCAGGGCTTCATCCACCTGAATGTGGAGGCGAACTTCGTCATCTTCAGTCccaagaaagggaagaagatggTG GGTGTAATTAACAAAGTGGCCCCCAGTCATATTGGCTGTCTGATACACGGATGCTTCAATGCTTCTATCCCTAAACCTGAACACATGTCAGTTGCAGAGTGGCAGGAGTTGGGGTTTAAAATAGGAGATGAACTGAAATTTCGAGTGGTGCACTTAGATTCTGATGCAGCAGGAGTGTTCTTCATTCGAGGACAATTGACTAAAACCAG TATGCAGCCCAAGCAGTCTGAGACTGTTACTGATGCCGTCACTGATGGCACAAATGGAGAGCAAATTCAAAACTTTGATAACGAGAAAAATGGCTTAAGTGACTCTGGGGGAGATAATGTCACAGAAGATCCTCTAGATGAGACAGATAACACTGGGGGAGGAAATACAGAAGAGCAAAGTATTGATGCTGTGAATGAAAAATGTGATGataaaaagaagaggaagaaaaagaaaaaacataagcAGGAAGAACAGGAACATGTATTGCCTGCCAGTGACTCTAGTGGTTACCAAAGTGACCttaaaaagtcaaagaaaaagaaaagaaagcattgtGAAGTTGAAGAAAGTGAATTGCCTCAGCTGTCGCAAGAACCtaaagctaaaaagaaaagggaCTGA